The DNA segment ATGTCATCAAAGAGGGCGGAACGATCTCCCGTATCGGACGGAACGCCTTCGGGCTGAAGCCCTCCCTCTCCTTCCTGGTGGAGTCCAGCGGCATCGGCATCGGCAGACAGCATTTCAAGCGCCGTGTCCACGGCCATGTGGTTACCGCCACATCCATCCTGGAGACGGCCGCCCAGAACGCCGCAGCCATCCAGGCCGTCGTGGATGAAGCGAAGGCCGAGATCACCGAGAAGGGGAGAACCGTCGACGAGAGCGACAAGGTCGTCGTCTCGATGAAGCGGGTCGAGAAGAAAGACACCGTCCCCTTCATCGACTACAGTGAAGAGGGCGGCTGCGAGGTTGTGGACGTCGACGTGACGGCCATGCGCTCCAGCTTTGCCGAAGCCACTCTGAAACGGGTCCGCCCTTACGCCTACATCCTGCCGCCCACCTATGAGGAAATCGCCGAGATCCTCCACTACGAGGGTGTCACGGTCAGCGAGCTCGTGGAGCCTGTGGAAGTCGAGGTGGAGTCCTACAAGGTGACCGAGAGCAAACGGCAGGACTACATCTACGAAGGTGTCTTCCGGAATTCTGTGAAGACCGAGGTTTCCAGCAAGGAAGTCAAGTTCCCGCAGGGCAGCTATGTGGTCTACATGGCCCAGCCGGGCGCCAACAATGCGGTGATGGCCCTTGAGCCGGAGGGTTCCTCCAGCCTGGTGACCTACAAGATCCTCAACGTCACCAAGGGCGACGAGGTTCCGGTCTACCGGTTCATGGAAGAAAAAGATCTGCCCACTACGCTGGTGAACTTCTAGAGTGAGTGGTTGAAGGACCGCCCCGCCCGGTGCACCGGGGCGGGGCGTTATTGCTTCTGTGGTGCAGAAAACAGGGCGACGAAGGAGAGAGCCATGGAGCGATGGCAACCCGGAACCGGAGCGATGCGTATCGAGGCGGAGGCCTGGAGTGCCGGGAACGGTGTGGTTTCGGTGGAACTGAGCTGTGATACCGATGGAGAGCGCTTCTCTGTCTGTGCTTCCCCGGCGGAAACGATGAGCCTGGTGACGCAACTGGCGCATCTGCTGGAAGAGCAGGCCGTGAACATGGAAGAGCAGGAGGCCACGCTTGTGCTGCACAAGATCGAGAAGCTGCGCGGGACACTGGATACCCTGGATAGGGATCTGCAGCGTATGATCGAGTAGTCCCTTTCGGGACGGGCGGTGGAAAGCGTTGGTTGACAGAAAGAGCAGAATCCTTTAGTGTCCTCGGTAATCTGTAGAGCAGGAAAAACTGCGTGGAGAAAGGAGGCAGACCTGTGGATCATACAACGGAAACCATCCGTACCATCGCTATTACGATCGCCATTATTATTACCAGCGGGTCCGTCTCCGGAGCGCGCGCAGGCTAAGCGCAGATATCCACCGGAGAAGGGACCCCTTTTTTGAGGTTCCTTCACGGTGGCCACCCCTTTTCAAAGCGGCGGTACCCGGATCGGAACCTCATTATCTATGGGGGTTCCGATTTTTTTTTGGGAGGTGCCGCTGATGATGCAGCTTCATGTTGAAACGCCCCTCTACGAATCGGCAGTGTTGGGCGCGTGTTGTAACAAAAGGGTTTCCCTGAAAATGGAGTGTTTTCAGCCTCCTGGGTCCTACAAGATCCGGGGCATCGGCAGGCTCTGCGCCCTCTCTGTTGCGGAAGGGGCCGAACGTCTGGTGGCGTCCTCCGCGGGGAATGCCGGATACGCCGTGGCCTACGCCGGCAGCCGTCTCGGAGTGGGGGTGACCGTCGTTGTTCCCGCCGCCACCCCCCGGCCGGTCCAGGAGAAGATCCGCCGTCTTGGTGCCGAGGTGCTTCCCCATGGCGAGGTCTGGGACGAGGCGAACGAGAAGGCCCTCCAGCTGGCGCGGAACCCCGCTACAGCCTATATCCCGCCCTTCGACCATCCCGCCATCTGGGAGGGGCATGCCACCATGATCGACGAGGCGGCCCGACAGTTTCAGGGCAAGCCCGGCGCCGTGGTGCTCTCCGTCGGCGGTGGCGGGTTGATGTCCGGTGTGCTCCAGGGGATGTGGCGCAACGGCTGGGACGATGTCCCGCTCATTGCCGCAGAGCCGGAGGGCGCGGCGTCGCTGGCCGCCTCCGTGGAAGCGGGGCGCCCTGTCGAGCTGGACCGGATCGACACCATCGCAGGCAGTCTCGGCGTGAAGCGGGTGGCCGACCGGGCGTTCCAGTGGTGCTCCGAACATCCTGTCCTCCCGGTACGGGTGACGGATATGGCCGCCCTCCGGGCGAGCCGGCAGTTCGCCGATGACCACCGCGTGCTGGTGGAACCCGCCAGCGGTGTGGCGCTTTCGGTGCTCTACGACAACAGGCCGGAATTGGGCGATGCGGAGTCGGTGCTTGCCGTGGTCTGCGGCGGGATCGGCGTCAGTATGGAGCGGTTCGCCGAGTGGGAGGCGGCCTGCGCCGTGTAGACCGGTTACAGGAGAGCGCGTGCATCTCTTCTCTGCAGGAAGAGCGATGCGCGCGCTCTCTTTGTCTCACGAAACGGGCAGCGCCTCCCCGACGCCCTTTGCCGCCTTCCGCCGGTGGTTTTCGTTGAGGATCGCCTTGCGGAGGCGGACCGAGAGAGGGGTGATCTCCACGAGCTCGTCCGGTTCGATCCATTCGATGGCCTTCTCCAGCGTCGGTTCGTCGGGCGCATTGAGTTTGCTGGTCAGTTCCTTGGTGGCGGACCGATGGTTTGTGGTCTGCTTCCGTTTTGTAGGGTTGCAGATCATGTCTCCGGGACGGGCGTGTTCGCCGATGATCATACCTTCGTAGACCCTGGTGGCGGGATGGATAAAGAGCGTGCCCCGGGGCTGCAGGTTTTCCAGCTGGTAGGCTGTCGCCTCCCCGGTGTCCATGCTGATCATGGAGCCCCGTTTCCTGGGGTTGATCGCCCCGCACCAGGGGCCGTAGCT comes from the Synergistales bacterium genome and includes:
- a CDS encoding pyridoxal-phosphate dependent enzyme; translation: MMQLHVETPLYESAVLGACCNKRVSLKMECFQPPGSYKIRGIGRLCALSVAEGAERLVASSAGNAGYAVAYAGSRLGVGVTVVVPAATPRPVQEKIRRLGAEVLPHGEVWDEANEKALQLARNPATAYIPPFDHPAIWEGHATMIDEAARQFQGKPGAVVLSVGGGGLMSGVLQGMWRNGWDDVPLIAAEPEGAASLAASVEAGRPVELDRIDTIAGSLGVKRVADRAFQWCSEHPVLPVRVTDMAALRASRQFADDHRVLVEPASGVALSVLYDNRPELGDAESVLAVVCGGIGVSMERFAEWEAACAV